The following proteins are encoded in a genomic region of Anabas testudineus chromosome 13, fAnaTes1.2, whole genome shotgun sequence:
- the LOC113149785 gene encoding dehydrogenase/reductase SDR family member 13-like isoform X1, with translation MSVLLCFAAALVFLYVILYYVVFRGTGFSNSVRLDGKTAIVTGSNTGTGKATALDLAKRGARVILACHNREKSEAAAFDIRRESGNNQVVFMQLNLASLKSVSNFAETFMNTEPRLDILINNAGVLGPGHTEDGFGLAFGVNHLGHFLLTNLLLERMQQSGPSRVVTVAARLHCIGNIDFPHLASKKDLVSGQSVWHNLQAYCNSKLCNVLFTRQLANRLDGTSVTCYSLHPGVVYTKIGRSTSWWLQLLFTLFAKLFFIDPERGSHTILYCSLQEGIEPLSGRYFSDCALQEVGAKARDDALAKKLWEGSDIEGGACDIGFIIHCIKSLVKTMYDCICVLYLSFPFSFLLFKKNKKFYFSIH, from the exons ATGTCTGTGTTGCTTTGCTTCGCAGCGGCGTTGGTTTTCCTTTATGTGATACTGTACTATGTTGTGTTCAGAGGAACGGGATTCTCAAATTCAGTGAGGCTGGATGGGAAGACGGCCATTGTCACAG GAAGCAACACTGGCACTGGCAAGGCCACCGCTTTGGATCTGGCAAAGAGAGGAGCCAGGGTGATCCTGGCTTGTCATAACAGGGAGAAATCTGAGGCTGCTGCTTTTGACATCCGTAGA GAGAGTGGGAACAATCAGGTGGTTTTCATGCAGTTGAATCTGGCAAGTCTGAAGTCTGTGAGCAACTTTGCAGAAACCTTCATGAACACTGAACCTAGATTGGACATTCTTATCAACAATGCAG GTGTGTTGGGCCCAGGACATACTGAGGATGGCTTCGGCTTGGCATTTGGGGTGAACCACCTGGGCCACTTCCTGCTAACCAATCTTCTTCTGGAGCGAATGCAGCAGAGCGGTCCCAGCCGTGTGGTCACCGTGGCTGCACGACTTCATTGCATTGGAAACATTGACTTCCCTCATCTGGCATCAAAAAAAGATTTGGTGTCGGGTCAGTCTGTGTGGCACAACCTTCAAGCCTACTGCAACAGCAAGCTTTGTAATGTGCTCTTCACCAGGCAGCTGGCCAACAGGCTGGATGGCACCAGTGTGACTTGCTACAGTCTGCACCCAG GAGTTGTCTACACAAAAATTGGTCGCAGTACGAGCTGGTGGCTACAGCTTCTCTTTACACTCTTTGCCAAGCTCTTCTTTATAGACCCTGAGAGGGGGTCCCATACCATCCTGTATTGCAGCCTGCAGGAGGGCATTGAACCACTCAGCGGACGCTACTTCTCTGACTGTGCCCTTCAAGAAGTAGGGGCCAAGGCACGAGATGATGCCCTGGCAAAGAAGCTGTGGGAG ggCAGTGATATTGAGGGAGGGGCCTGTGACATAGGGTTTATTATACACTGTATTAAAAGTTTAGTGAAAACAATGTATGACTGTATATGTGtgctttatttgtcttttcccttttcttttctcttatttaaaaaaaataaaaaattctatTTCTCAATACACTGA
- the LOC113149785 gene encoding dehydrogenase/reductase SDR family member 13-like isoform X2, which produces MSVLLCFAAALVFLYVILYYVVFRGTGFSNSVRLDGKTAIVTGSNTGTGKATALDLAKRGARVILACHNREKSEAAAFDIRRESGNNQVVFMQLNLASLKSVSNFAETFMNTEPRLDILINNAGVLGPGHTEDGFGLAFGVNHLGHFLLTNLLLERMQQSGPSRVVTVAARLHCIGNIDFPHLASKKDLVSGQSVWHNLQAYCNSKLCNVLFTRQLANRLDGTSVTCYSLHPGVVYTKIGRSTSWWLQLLFTLFAKLFFIDPERGSHTILYCSLQEGIEPLSGRYFSDCALQEVGAKARDDALAKKLWEVSERLTSLSLQTES; this is translated from the exons ATGTCTGTGTTGCTTTGCTTCGCAGCGGCGTTGGTTTTCCTTTATGTGATACTGTACTATGTTGTGTTCAGAGGAACGGGATTCTCAAATTCAGTGAGGCTGGATGGGAAGACGGCCATTGTCACAG GAAGCAACACTGGCACTGGCAAGGCCACCGCTTTGGATCTGGCAAAGAGAGGAGCCAGGGTGATCCTGGCTTGTCATAACAGGGAGAAATCTGAGGCTGCTGCTTTTGACATCCGTAGA GAGAGTGGGAACAATCAGGTGGTTTTCATGCAGTTGAATCTGGCAAGTCTGAAGTCTGTGAGCAACTTTGCAGAAACCTTCATGAACACTGAACCTAGATTGGACATTCTTATCAACAATGCAG GTGTGTTGGGCCCAGGACATACTGAGGATGGCTTCGGCTTGGCATTTGGGGTGAACCACCTGGGCCACTTCCTGCTAACCAATCTTCTTCTGGAGCGAATGCAGCAGAGCGGTCCCAGCCGTGTGGTCACCGTGGCTGCACGACTTCATTGCATTGGAAACATTGACTTCCCTCATCTGGCATCAAAAAAAGATTTGGTGTCGGGTCAGTCTGTGTGGCACAACCTTCAAGCCTACTGCAACAGCAAGCTTTGTAATGTGCTCTTCACCAGGCAGCTGGCCAACAGGCTGGATGGCACCAGTGTGACTTGCTACAGTCTGCACCCAG GAGTTGTCTACACAAAAATTGGTCGCAGTACGAGCTGGTGGCTACAGCTTCTCTTTACACTCTTTGCCAAGCTCTTCTTTATAGACCCTGAGAGGGGGTCCCATACCATCCTGTATTGCAGCCTGCAGGAGGGCATTGAACCACTCAGCGGACGCTACTTCTCTGACTGTGCCCTTCAAGAAGTAGGGGCCAAGGCACGAGATGATGCCCTGGCAAAGAAGCTGTGGGAGGTGAGTGAGAGGTTAACTAGTTTATCATTGCAGACTGAATCCTAA
- the phf12b gene encoding PHD finger protein 12 yields the protein MWDKMETPTIVYDLDTSGGLMEKIQTLLAPPKSDEIEKRSRKLVRDVRRSGRATNHDTCDSCREGGDLLCCDHCPAAFHLQCCNPPLSEEMLPPGEWMCHRCNVRKKKREQKSEQTNGLPERSSAKRSSSPAVELELSAGPLRLDGLPPGAGAAGPGLRVAQVRLLDRRTSSRPSSRPGTPTSNTSSTPTPSEEQNDGEEEAAEPEDEEQGAELEGAALSPSTPRLLKRPFQLLIAAAMERNPTQFQLPSELTCTTTLPGSSKRRRKEELLGKPFRRPQHELDPNGLVPLPVKVCFSCNRSCRLAPLIQCDYCPLLFHMDCLDPPLTALPAGKWMCPNHVEHLVLNQKSLRLSSRCQLFDQFQDRMSQHAVKLDFLRRVHRKNAPNRRTSLLHNKKTIKVPDAIKSQYQNPPPILLPAGLRQLELVCRGVPDHQPSKHLTTEAEQEEWLQDVIALQCSIMRHLSTKQKASSTVLSTEWASEQKAITKSCETLEDKKIQASLERTFSDPCSKSWTISDDLQGTSLSKDHPGELGVYKCSMTPCQNCRKSSEPLSEQCQPPKANGPVVCNSASDCCRQAELQHRLKPSTTSQDLAPVSSLVNHIGTEMVKKEPENTTGACTQKNCPALTIWPHVSKQNHKDPMELQKKCMSSDEPPLYSITSSSHSDTPPPKGSQELDSTKLGLSPPPTREIKCGPELMESLLPSTFSSIASLSSCMTDGKDDHGGIELDKLDADMIKLLAWQRIQQLFPPKAPSSLASPATSAISKTLSPHPESQKKVQARAVFYPLTGKGGAVSMCYRTLYIGSGADMDVCLTKYGHCNYISGKHACIFYDENTKHYELLNYSEHGTTVDNVLYSCDFSEKALPCPPSGLVAKVQGVIRHSNKHEEDEGPSSVVGLLPTGGVMSSQPQDSLELLCSCKASSSSLIGGSGAGWEGTALLHHGSYIKLGCLQFVFSITEFASKQPKEEQTAAPATSCMSTCSSYSAASTNTSTTPIYTPPPPNTATVSSPSSQDETDTETVPPHQVPVLRSNSVP from the exons ATGTGGGACAAAATGGAGACCCCAACGATTGTGTACGATTTGGATACCTCTGGGGGCTTAATGGAG AAAATCCAAACACTGTTGGCTCCTCCGAAGTCCGATGAGATCGAGAAACGGAGTCGGAAGTTGGTCAGAGACGTCCGGCGGAGCGGCAGGGCCACCAACCATGACACCTGCGATAGTTGCCGGGAGGGGGGGGACCTCCTGTGCTGCGACCACTGTCCTGCAGCTTTCCACCTCCAATGCTG CAACCCACCTCTTAGTGAAGAAATGCTTCCACCAGGAGAATGGATGTGTCACCGCTGCAATGTTCGAAAAAAG AAACGTGAGCAGAAATCAGAACAGACAAATGGTCTACCTGAGAGGTCTTCAGCCAAGCGCTCTTCATCCCCAGCTGTGGAGCTGGAGCTCAGTGCTGGCCCTCTGCGGCTTGATGGCTTGCCTCCgggagctggagcagcaggacCCGGTCTAAGGGTGGCCCAAGTACGTCTCTTGGATCGCAGGACCAGCAGTAGGCCTAGTAGTCGGCCTGGGACACCTACTTCCAACACTTCATCCACTCCAACCCCCTCAGAGGAACAGAATGACGGGGAAGAAGAGGCAGCAGAACCAGAGGATGAAGAGCAGGGTGCAGAACTGGAAGGTGCTGCACTATCTCCTTCAACACCTCGCCTCCTCAAGAGACCATTTCAGCTGCTAATAGCAGCTGCTATGGAGAGAAACCCCACACAATTCCAGCTGCCCAGCGAGCTCACCTGTACAACTACACTGCCAG GCAGCAGCAAACGTAGGAGGAAAGAGGAACTGCTAGGGAAGCCATTCAGGAGGCCTCAGCATGAACTGGATCCCAATGGTCTGGTCCCTCTACCAGTAAAAGTCTGCTTTTCTTGCAACAG AAGTTGCAGGTTGGCTCCATTGATCCAGTGTGATTATTGTCCTCTCCTGTTCCACATGGACTGTCTGGACCCTCCACTCACAGCTTTACCTGCTGGAAAATGGATGTGTCCAAATCATGTTGAGCACTTAGTG CTGAATCAGAAGAGTCTGAGGTTGTCCAGCCGCTGTCAGCTCTTCGACCAGTTCCAGGACAGGATGTCACAGCATGCTGTCAAGTTGGACTTCCTGCGTAGGGTTCATCGTAAGAATGCACCTAATCGGCGTACCTCTCTCCTGCACAACAAGAAGACCATCAAG GTGCCAGATGCCATCAAGTCCCAGTACCAGAATCCTCCCCCCATCCTGCTTCCTGCAGGACTGCGCCAATTGGAGCTGGTTTGTAGAGGTGTTCCCGACCATCAGCCCTCAAAGCACCTCACCACAGAGgcggagcaggaggag TGGCTTCAGGATGTTATCGCCCTCCAGTGCAGCATCATGCGACACCTGTCTACCAAGCAGAAGGCTTCATCCACAGTGCTGTCCACAGAGTGGGCGTCTGAACAGAAAGCAATTACTAAATCATGTGAGACATTAGAGGATAAAAAAATTCAGGCCTCTTTAGAAAGGACTTTCTCTGACCCCTGCTCTAAATCCTGGACTATATCTGATGACCTACAAGGGACCTCTCTTTCAAAAGACCACCCAGGTGAGCTGGGTGTTTATAAATGCAGCATGACTCCATGTCAGAACTGTAGGAAATCTAGTGAACCTCTATCAGAGCAGTGTCAGCCTCCTAAAGCTAATGGACCTGTAGTCTGTAACAGTGCCTCAGACTGCTGCAGGCAGGCAGAGCTCCAGCACAGATTGAAGCCCAGTACAACTTCCCAAGACTTAGCTCCTGTCTCTAGTCTGGTGAACCATATAGGCACAGAAATGGTTAAAAAGGAGCCTGAAAACACTACAGGGGCCTGCACTCAGAAAAACTGCCCTGCACTGACGATATGGCCCCACGTCAGCAAGCAGAACCACAAGGATCCGATGGAACTCCAAAAGAAGTGTATGAGCAGTGATGAACCCCCCCTCTACTCAATCACTAGCAGTTCCCACTCAGACACACCACCACCGAAAGGCAGCCAGGAGCTCGACTCAACCAAGCTGGGACTCTCACCACCACCTACTCGAG AGATAAAGTGTGGACCTGAACTGATGGAGTCACTGCTGCCCAGTACCTTCTCCTCTATTGCTTCCCTGTCCAGCTGCATGACAGATGGAAAGGATGATCATGGAG GGATTGAGCTGGACAAACTGGATGCGGACATGATAAAGCTCTTGGCCTGGCAGAGGATTCAGCAGCTCTTCCCCCCAAAAGCCCCTAGCTCTCTGGCTTCACCAGCCACCAGTGCCATTTCGAAAACCCTATCCCCCCACCCTGAGA GTCAGAAGAAGGTGCAGGCCCGAGCTGTCTTCTACCCTCTGACAGGCAAAGGAGGAGCTGTCAGCATGTGCTATAGGACATTATACATAGGATCTG GTGCTGACATGGATGTGTGCCTAACCAAATATGGTCATTGCAACTACATATCGGGGAAACATGCCTGTATTTTTTATGATGAG AATACCAAACATTATGAGCTGCTCAACTACAGTGAGCATGGCACCACCGTTGACAACGTGCTCTACTCATGTGACTTCTCTGAAAAGGCCTTGCCATGTCCACCAAGTGGCTTGGTGGCCAAAGTCCAAGGTGTCATTC GTCACAGTAATAAGCATGAGGAGGACGAGGGTCCCAGCTCTGTGGTTGGTCTGTTGCCAACTGGTGGAGTGATGAGCAGCCAGCCTCAGGACAGTTTGGAGCTATTGTGCAGCTGTAAGGCGAGCAGCTCCAGCCTGATCGGAGGCAGCGGGGCAGGATGGGAGGGCACAGCTCTGCTCCACCATGGCAGCTACATCAAATTGGGCTGTCTTCAGTTTGTCTTCAGCATCACTGAGTTTGCCAGTAAGCAGCCCAAAGAGGAGCAGACTGCTGCTCCTGCCACCAGTTGCATGAGCAcctgcagcagctacagtgcAGCCAGCACTAATACCAGCACCACCCCTATctacacaccaccaccacccaacACTGCCACAGTGAGCAGTCCCTCCAGCCAGGATGAGACTGACACTGAGACTGTCCCTCCCCACCAAGTGCCCGTACTGCGCTCCAACTCTGTTCCATGA